In one Paenibacillus sp. JQZ6Y-1 genomic region, the following are encoded:
- a CDS encoding beta-glucoside-specific PTS transporter subunit IIABC, whose protein sequence is MDKAKVAQDVLTLVGGEQNVDQVTHCMTRLRFNLRDDNKADKAQLEKTPGVMGVMKNGGQFQVIIGNEVAGVYKELTANMSGGGAKKAPVEGASPEKKRNAISALFDFISGIFTPILPAITGAGMIKGIVAILVALGWMSSTSSTYIILSAIGDGAFYFLPIILAVSASRKLGSNMYIGAALAAAIMHPTITALLSSGESVSFASIPVIAATYSSTVIPIVIAIWIASYVEKAVDRITHSSIKLLVVPTVTLLVMVPLTLIAIGPLGSIIGNGLSGGISWLFDNMSIVASILIGGTMSLLIITGMHYALLPIIVGSMTSLGYDFIIPLMFAANWAQAGSAFGVGLRSKNGKTKSLGFSTGLTAVMGITEPAMYGVNMRFKKPFIAALSGGAIGGAFMGIFHVKAYVITGLVGLPSVAAFISPSISTLIYALVGGLIALVAAAVITYIIGIQEEVQQEAEVQAVTEQPSTTVTEQANAVAATLIENETAPRTMKATQILSPMNGKVKPLSEVPDPAFAEEIMGKGVAIEPSEGRVVSPVNGTVFSVSKSGHAIGLVSEDGTEMLIHIGIDTVKLKGKHFTPHARSGQEIKIGDLLMEFDLEAVRSEGYATITPVIVTNINDYNHLDRADHVQVQQGDLLYKLN, encoded by the coding sequence GTGGATAAAGCAAAAGTAGCACAGGATGTCCTAACACTGGTTGGTGGCGAGCAAAACGTAGACCAAGTGACTCACTGTATGACGCGTCTACGGTTTAACTTGCGTGATGATAACAAGGCAGACAAAGCGCAGCTGGAGAAAACACCTGGCGTCATGGGGGTTATGAAAAACGGCGGTCAATTTCAAGTGATTATCGGCAACGAAGTAGCCGGTGTATACAAAGAGTTGACGGCAAACATGTCCGGCGGCGGTGCCAAAAAAGCACCGGTCGAAGGCGCAAGTCCTGAGAAAAAACGCAATGCCATCAGCGCATTGTTCGACTTTATTTCCGGTATCTTTACACCGATTTTGCCAGCGATTACCGGCGCAGGGATGATCAAAGGGATTGTAGCGATTCTAGTAGCACTCGGCTGGATGTCCAGCACCAGCTCCACCTATATCATTTTGTCGGCGATTGGTGACGGAGCGTTCTATTTCCTGCCGATCATTCTAGCGGTTAGTGCTTCTCGCAAGCTCGGCAGTAATATGTATATTGGCGCAGCCTTAGCTGCTGCGATTATGCACCCGACTATTACAGCACTGCTGTCTTCGGGTGAAAGTGTAAGCTTTGCCAGCATTCCAGTTATTGCAGCAACGTACTCGTCGACGGTGATTCCTATCGTCATCGCCATCTGGATTGCATCCTATGTTGAAAAAGCAGTAGATCGCATTACGCATTCTTCTATTAAATTGCTCGTTGTACCGACCGTTACACTGCTGGTGATGGTTCCATTGACCTTGATCGCCATTGGACCACTGGGTTCGATTATCGGGAATGGGTTGTCTGGCGGTATCTCTTGGTTGTTTGATAATATGTCGATTGTTGCAAGTATTCTGATTGGCGGTACGATGTCTTTGCTGATCATCACAGGTATGCACTATGCACTGCTGCCTATCATCGTTGGTTCCATGACATCGCTTGGTTATGATTTTATTATCCCATTGATGTTTGCAGCGAACTGGGCACAAGCAGGTAGCGCCTTTGGTGTCGGTCTACGTTCCAAAAACGGTAAAACCAAATCGCTCGGTTTCTCAACTGGTCTGACCGCGGTAATGGGGATTACAGAACCAGCGATGTATGGTGTCAACATGAGATTCAAAAAGCCGTTTATCGCCGCTTTGTCTGGTGGCGCTATCGGCGGTGCATTTATGGGTATTTTCCATGTCAAAGCTTATGTTATTACCGGTCTAGTTGGTCTGCCGAGTGTAGCAGCATTTATTAGTCCATCCATCAGCACATTGATCTATGCACTGGTAGGCGGTTTGATTGCATTGGTTGCAGCCGCAGTGATTACCTATATCATTGGTATCCAAGAAGAAGTGCAGCAAGAAGCAGAGGTACAAGCAGTAACAGAGCAACCGTCTACTACTGTTACCGAACAGGCAAATGCAGTAGCAGCTACTCTGATTGAGAACGAAACGGCTCCACGTACGATGAAAGCTACGCAAATTCTTAGCCCAATGAACGGTAAAGTGAAGCCGCTGAGCGAAGTTCCTGACCCTGCATTTGCTGAAGAAATCATGGGTAAAGGGGTAGCAATTGAGCCATCTGAAGGACGTGTCGTATCGCCAGTGAACGGTACCGTATTCTCAGTATCCAAAAGCGGTCATGCGATTGGTCTTGTTAGCGAAGATGGTACCGAAATGCTGATCCATATCGGTATCGACACGGTGAAGCTAAAAGGGAAACATTTCACTCCACATGCTCGTTCCGGTCAAGAGATCAAAATCGGCGATCTGCTGATGGAGTTTGATCTGGAAGCTGTACGCAGCGAAGGCTACGCGACCATCACCCCAGTTATCGTAACGAATATTAACGATTACAACCATCTGGATCGTGCTGACCATGTACAGGTTCAGCAGGGCGACCTGCTTTACAAACTGAACTAA
- a CDS encoding oligosaccharide MFS transporter: MNIRNLKLPKWNFWNFGGLFFFYFLIWAVVLAFLPIWLKEEAGLDAGHTGLIFSAISLIALCYQPFFGVISDKLGFRKNLFWFVVIAALLMGPFFTWLFIPLLKYNIWVGAIIGGIYLSAVFQAGVGVVEAYIERASRASSIEYGRVRLFGSIAGATATLIGGMMYLANPISIFWFASGSAAILGILLKTVKVDPSSAAAEAAEPGDGGSEITKERVFSIFKLKNFWFLSLLIVGTASVYDVFDQQFPNYYNQFFPTTQLGTQRFSELVSLQTAIEAVLMIFMPWIINRIGAKNGLLLFGLLTFIRIFGSAVATDTISLSLLRLIAAVEMPLLLVSIFKYITGVFDVRLSATIYLLAFNFAKQAAIVIFSSIAGQMYTNIGFQNTYYFLSAIVLIITIISIFGLSNDRRRRDPVGAANSASTKASPAMSVSKV, from the coding sequence ATGAATATACGTAATCTGAAATTACCAAAATGGAACTTCTGGAACTTTGGCGGTCTGTTTTTCTTCTACTTCTTAATCTGGGCAGTGGTACTTGCCTTTTTGCCAATCTGGCTCAAGGAAGAGGCTGGACTGGATGCGGGTCATACCGGACTGATCTTCTCGGCAATCTCGCTGATTGCACTATGCTATCAACCATTCTTCGGCGTCATCTCCGATAAGCTCGGCTTCCGCAAAAACCTGTTCTGGTTTGTTGTGATTGCAGCGCTATTAATGGGTCCATTCTTCACTTGGCTGTTTATCCCGTTGTTGAAATATAATATCTGGGTCGGTGCTATCATCGGTGGTATTTATCTCAGTGCAGTATTCCAAGCGGGGGTTGGTGTAGTTGAAGCCTATATCGAGCGCGCCAGTCGTGCCAGCTCGATTGAATATGGTCGTGTTCGCCTGTTCGGTTCCATCGCAGGTGCAACGGCAACTTTGATTGGCGGTATGATGTATCTAGCCAATCCGATCAGCATTTTCTGGTTTGCTTCTGGTTCGGCTGCCATTCTCGGCATTTTATTGAAAACGGTTAAAGTAGATCCTTCCTCCGCAGCAGCAGAAGCCGCAGAGCCAGGCGATGGCGGAAGCGAGATTACGAAGGAACGAGTCTTCTCCATTTTCAAGCTGAAAAACTTCTGGTTCCTCTCCTTGCTGATTGTTGGTACGGCAAGTGTATACGATGTGTTTGACCAGCAGTTCCCGAACTATTACAATCAGTTCTTCCCAACGACTCAGCTTGGTACCCAGCGCTTCAGTGAACTGGTATCCCTGCAAACAGCCATTGAAGCAGTACTGATGATCTTTATGCCATGGATTATCAATCGTATTGGTGCCAAAAATGGATTGCTGCTCTTCGGCTTGCTGACCTTTATCCGTATCTTTGGAAGCGCTGTTGCAACCGATACCATTAGCCTGTCGCTGCTGCGTCTGATTGCCGCAGTCGAAATGCCACTGCTGCTCGTATCCATCTTCAAATACATTACCGGTGTGTTTGATGTACGTCTGTCGGCAACGATCTATCTGCTAGCGTTCAACTTTGCCAAACAGGCAGCCATCGTCATCTTCTCTAGTATTGCCGGTCAGATGTATACCAATATTGGTTTTCAAAATACGTATTATTTCCTGAGTGCCATCGTTCTGATCATTACGATCATTTCCATCTTCGGACTGTCCAATGATCGCAGACGTCGTGATCCAGTCGGAGCAGCGAATAGCGCCTCCACCAAAGCGTCGCCTGCCATGAGCGTATCGAAAGTATAA
- a CDS encoding glycoside hydrolase family 43 protein encodes MNAEYSFKNPVVEQRADPWVYKHTDGYYYFTASVPQYDRLEVRRSKTIQGIGDAPAVTVWHKHDEGPMSQLIWAPEIHYIQGKWYIYFAAANVDHPVNDTFNHRMYVIENGSSNPLEGEWVEKGQVVTEWESFALDATTFQHNDKLYYVWAQRQYDIPGNSNLYISEMENPWTLKGPQLMLTKPELDWEVVGFLVNEGPAVLKKNGKIYITYSASATDINYCMGLLTADENSDLLDINSWHKSEQPVFRSAPENGQYGPGHNSFTRTEDDQHDVLIYHARNYTEIVGDPLHDPNRHTRAQLISWNQDGTPNFGKPVPDEGFVHS; translated from the coding sequence ATGAATGCAGAATACTCTTTCAAAAATCCGGTCGTTGAACAACGTGCCGATCCGTGGGTGTACAAGCATACGGATGGTTACTACTACTTCACGGCTTCAGTGCCGCAATATGATCGTCTGGAAGTTCGTCGTTCCAAAACAATTCAAGGTATTGGCGACGCACCTGCCGTTACGGTATGGCACAAACATGACGAAGGTCCAATGAGCCAGCTCATTTGGGCGCCGGAAATTCATTATATTCAAGGCAAATGGTACATCTATTTCGCCGCTGCGAATGTGGACCATCCAGTCAATGATACATTTAACCATCGTATGTATGTGATTGAGAACGGTTCCAGTAATCCATTGGAAGGAGAATGGGTTGAAAAAGGACAGGTTGTTACCGAGTGGGAATCGTTCGCATTGGATGCAACGACATTCCAGCACAACGACAAACTGTACTACGTTTGGGCACAGCGTCAGTATGATATTCCAGGCAACTCCAATCTGTACATTTCCGAAATGGAGAACCCGTGGACACTCAAAGGACCTCAATTGATGCTCACCAAACCGGAACTGGATTGGGAAGTTGTCGGCTTCTTAGTTAATGAAGGTCCTGCTGTGCTGAAAAAGAACGGCAAAATCTATATCACCTATTCCGCAAGTGCAACAGATATCAACTACTGCATGGGTCTGCTCACTGCCGACGAGAACAGCGATCTGCTGGACATCAACTCATGGCACAAATCAGAGCAGCCTGTCTTCCGCAGCGCACCGGAAAACGGTCAATATGGTCCGGGTCATAACAGCTTCACGCGTACTGAGGATGATCAGCATGATGTATTGATCTATCATGCCCGCAACTACACGGAGATCGTTGGCGATCCATTGCACGATCCGAACCGTCATACTCGTGCACAGCTGATCTCATGGAACCAAGATGGCACGCCGAACTTTGGCAAGCCAGTACCGGATGAAGGCTTCGTTCACTCCTGA
- a CDS encoding chemotaxis protein CheW — protein MKIELIVFYVANQPYAISFNEIEEIQTSKKGTPLPFAEEWHEGLITIRGSLYPLVNLRKLMAVSYDGPKDTDKMILLRRARVALLVDELDNTAIIDESDLRENPEVNSRDILPNAFETDGGKIVPIVNVETLLAYTRSSYV, from the coding sequence ATGAAAATCGAGCTTATTGTCTTTTACGTGGCGAATCAGCCGTACGCAATCAGCTTTAATGAGATTGAAGAAATCCAAACCTCCAAAAAAGGCACACCGTTGCCGTTTGCCGAAGAATGGCATGAAGGTCTGATCACCATTCGTGGATCGCTGTACCCGCTTGTTAATCTGCGCAAGCTGATGGCTGTCTCTTATGACGGTCCCAAAGATACTGACAAAATGATTTTGCTGCGTCGTGCGCGTGTAGCATTGCTGGTGGATGAGCTGGATAATACCGCAATCATCGACGAAAGCGATCTGCGTGAGAATCCAGAAGTAAACAGCCGCGACATTTTGCCAAATGCCTTTGAAACCGATGGTGGCAAGATCGTTCCAATCGTTAATGTGGAAACGTTGCTGGCATATACACGCAGCTCGTACGTATAA
- a CDS encoding phospholipase D-like domain-containing protein: MKRKQQALYPINAYPQRRGKWVLPGAILLSGTLLLSACSSGTSNHSTGSSSSTDAGASGSSTETTVSTASPTSGETTSTSTAIEYAFTSQGQDAEGMVVNAIKGATTSIDLAMYNLSRGKIIDALEEAKQRGVNVRIISDQSKASTADLQPLLDAGIPIKINTFDGKMHEKLMLVDGKTALTGSFNYTKASSEENDEVIIAIHDQALVGKWVTVFDQMWNDTKRYADWTGE, from the coding sequence ATGAAACGAAAACAACAAGCTTTATATCCGATCAACGCGTATCCGCAGCGGCGCGGCAAATGGGTATTGCCCGGTGCGATTTTGCTTAGTGGTACCTTGTTATTGAGTGCTTGCAGTTCGGGAACGAGCAATCATAGTACTGGAAGCAGCTCATCAACAGATGCAGGAGCAAGTGGAAGCAGTACAGAGACAACTGTTTCGACAGCATCACCTACATCGGGTGAAACGACCAGCACTTCGACTGCCATAGAATATGCCTTTACCTCGCAGGGACAGGATGCCGAAGGTATGGTGGTCAATGCCATCAAAGGCGCGACGACCTCGATTGATCTTGCGATGTACAATTTATCCCGTGGTAAAATTATTGATGCACTAGAGGAAGCCAAGCAGCGTGGTGTCAATGTGCGCATTATCAGCGACCAATCCAAAGCAAGCACCGCTGATCTGCAACCGCTACTAGATGCAGGCATTCCCATTAAAATCAATACATTTGATGGCAAAATGCATGAAAAATTAATGCTGGTGGATGGTAAAACAGCATTAACTGGTTCGTTCAACTATACAAAAGCATCCAGTGAAGAAAATGACGAGGTTATTATCGCGATTCACGATCAGGCATTGGTAGGCAAATGGGTCACCGTGTTTGATCAAATGTGGAATGATACCAAGCGTTATGCAGATTGGACTGGAGAATAA
- a CDS encoding GNAT family N-acetyltransferase, with protein MKIEDVFGQLPVLETERLILRPLKWEDREDMFAYGSDPEVTRYVTWYTHQKIEDTDEFIRTVLDNYETGKLAPWAVEEKASGKMIGTAGYVGWQTRHFRGEIGYALARPYWNRGYATEITKPVLQFGWEQMKLIRIEARCMPGNIGSSKVMEKLGMQYEGLLRKHLYAKGSFHDAKMYSIIRAVDDFV; from the coding sequence ATGAAAATTGAAGACGTATTTGGACAACTGCCGGTGCTGGAAACGGAAAGACTGATTTTGCGACCGTTGAAATGGGAAGACCGCGAAGATATGTTTGCTTATGGCTCTGATCCAGAAGTGACGCGTTATGTTACTTGGTATACGCATCAAAAAATTGAAGATACAGATGAGTTTATCCGTACGGTTCTCGACAATTACGAAACGGGAAAGCTTGCTCCTTGGGCAGTGGAAGAGAAGGCTTCTGGTAAAATGATCGGTACCGCTGGTTATGTCGGCTGGCAAACTCGTCATTTCCGCGGCGAAATCGGTTATGCACTTGCCCGTCCGTACTGGAATCGCGGCTATGCAACCGAAATCACCAAACCGGTACTGCAATTCGGCTGGGAGCAAATGAAGCTGATTCGTATTGAAGCGAGATGTATGCCGGGCAATATCGGCTCCTCGAAAGTTATGGAAAAGCTCGGTATGCAATACGAAGGATTGCTGCGTAAGCATCTATACGCCAAGGGTAGCTTCCATGATGCCAAAATGTACTCCATTATCCGCGCAGTCGACGATTTCGTTTAA
- a CDS encoding GNAT family N-acetyltransferase: MLYELSQRKIDEENQQQIIYLLSVCMWTDGDHQQLLRKASAQYEQYRTVPERHLYGWLDDDMGAFVGVLGITIHNTNTDEKEATCHIISHLSVLPELQTRGIGRRMLDGYVQKHPGIDVYAETDHDAVEFYRRCGFEIVALGEYYPGVMRFGCTR, translated from the coding sequence ATGCTGTACGAATTGAGCCAACGCAAGATAGATGAAGAGAATCAGCAACAAATCATCTACCTATTGTCCGTATGTATGTGGACAGACGGCGACCATCAGCAATTGCTTCGTAAAGCTTCAGCACAATACGAGCAGTATAGGACTGTACCGGAACGACATCTATACGGTTGGTTAGATGACGATATGGGTGCTTTTGTCGGTGTTTTAGGTATTACAATCCACAATACGAACACAGATGAAAAAGAAGCAACCTGTCATATCATCAGTCATCTGTCTGTATTGCCAGAACTACAGACAAGGGGCATTGGTCGGCGTATGCTGGACGGTTATGTTCAGAAGCATCCGGGTATTGATGTATATGCTGAAACGGATCACGATGCCGTCGAGTTCTATCGGCGTTGTGGATTTGAAATTGTGGCGCTCGGAGAGTATTATCCGGGCGTTATGCGTTTTGGCTGTACACGGTGA
- a CDS encoding GNAT family N-acetyltransferase yields MDLHAKQGFRSPEQHKESKQQVELCLYDPQYLDDLLAFGLPAEQHQFTALPAEVLSISLRDPERHPIVMVAEGHAVGFFVLHEGDGITTYQSYTDTPPEQLMLLRALLIDYRQQGHGYGKQAMKQLGTLVNSHFPHIREVILAVNEKNERACQLYLATGFEDRNIRRQGALGMQRILHYLI; encoded by the coding sequence ATGGATTTACATGCAAAACAGGGCTTCCGGTCACCGGAGCAGCACAAGGAATCTAAGCAGCAGGTGGAGTTATGTTTATACGATCCACAATATTTGGACGATCTATTGGCATTTGGTCTTCCGGCAGAGCAGCATCAATTTACGGCATTACCAGCAGAGGTGTTATCTATTTCACTGCGCGATCCAGAGCGTCATCCGATCGTCATGGTGGCGGAAGGACATGCGGTTGGCTTTTTTGTGTTGCATGAAGGGGATGGCATAACGACGTATCAATCATATACCGATACGCCGCCGGAGCAGCTTATGCTACTGCGTGCCTTACTGATTGATTATCGTCAACAGGGACACGGCTATGGTAAGCAAGCAATGAAGCAGCTGGGAACGCTGGTAAACAGCCATTTCCCACATATTCGTGAAGTGATTTTAGCCGTAAATGAGAAAAATGAACGAGCATGTCAATTATATTTGGCAACTGGGTTTGAAGACCGCAATATTCGTCGTCAGGGAGCGCTGGGGATGCAGCGAATATTGCATTATTTGATATGA
- a CDS encoding GNAT family N-acetyltransferase, giving the protein MQTTITFNTIQEQHLPEVVDIYNYYVQHTTVSFHTELQTVEQMREQILQVPERYRSYAILESTDATHGQQEQRLLGYILITRHKNKQAYDTTAEITVYLKPDQTGRGLGSQSLTFIEQAAMQSGFHTLVATVCTENENSIRLFERRGYEKCAHFREVGRKFDRWLDIASYQKIIGNKEE; this is encoded by the coding sequence ATGCAGACGACGATTACATTTAATACGATTCAGGAGCAGCATTTGCCTGAAGTCGTAGACATTTATAATTATTATGTTCAACATACAACCGTTTCTTTTCATACCGAGCTGCAAACGGTGGAGCAGATGCGAGAGCAGATTTTGCAGGTGCCAGAGCGTTATCGTTCGTACGCGATTCTAGAATCGACAGATGCAACGCATGGGCAGCAGGAGCAGCGATTGCTTGGCTACATACTGATTACCCGTCACAAAAACAAGCAGGCGTACGATACGACTGCCGAAATTACTGTTTATTTGAAGCCGGATCAGACAGGTAGGGGACTAGGAAGCCAATCGCTAACGTTTATCGAGCAAGCGGCAATGCAGAGTGGGTTCCATACGCTAGTAGCAACAGTCTGTACGGAGAATGAAAATAGCATTCGATTATTTGAACGTCGTGGATATGAGAAATGTGCCCATTTCCGCGAAGTGGGACGCAAATTTGATCGCTGGCTAGATATTGCTAGCTACCAGAAAATCATCGGCAACAAGGAGGAATGA
- a CDS encoding response regulator transcription factor translates to MPRILIVEDEHKISRLLQIELEAEGYDVTQAYNGAQAWDMYQEGQWDLVLLDVMLPEMSGIEILRRIRSVDSGIMVILLTARDSVEDKVAGLDLGANDYVTKPFQIEELLARIRASLRLREQQSQSTASNPHADGWMQAADLRLNESTREVERAGQLVELTPREFDLLAYLLTNKRQVLNRDQILAAVWGYDYYGDTNVVDVYIRYVRKKIDQGHEHDLIQTVRGVGYVLREPS, encoded by the coding sequence ATGCCTCGCATATTGATTGTTGAAGATGAACATAAAATCTCCCGCCTACTGCAAATTGAGCTGGAGGCGGAAGGCTACGATGTTACCCAAGCTTACAATGGGGCACAAGCATGGGATATGTATCAGGAAGGGCAATGGGATCTGGTGCTGCTGGATGTGATGCTGCCGGAAATGAGTGGAATTGAGATTTTGCGGCGCATTCGCTCGGTTGATTCGGGTATCATGGTTATTTTGCTGACGGCGCGCGATTCGGTCGAGGACAAAGTGGCTGGGCTGGATCTTGGTGCCAATGACTATGTAACCAAGCCTTTTCAAATTGAAGAATTGCTTGCGCGTATCCGTGCTTCACTGCGTCTGCGGGAACAGCAAAGTCAATCCACTGCATCCAATCCGCATGCAGATGGCTGGATGCAGGCAGCGGATTTGCGTCTAAATGAGAGTACGCGTGAAGTAGAGCGTGCTGGACAGTTGGTGGAGCTGACACCGCGCGAATTTGATCTGCTTGCTTATTTGCTGACCAATAAACGACAAGTGCTCAATCGCGACCAGATTTTGGCGGCGGTCTGGGGCTATGATTATTATGGTGATACGAATGTGGTGGATGTGTATATCCGCTATGTCCGCAAAAAGATTGATCAGGGACATGAGCATGACTTAATTCAGACGGTACGTGGCGTCGGCTATGTATTGCGGGAGCCATCATGA
- a CDS encoding sensor histidine kinase, which yields MKLRHKIHLYSSVLFALLFIATNVLVYLVFSTLTIREQQSRIESQTTKTADNIRLSAADTQAADLLRAYVPLEGMIRIVTQQGSNSLLVTSSGEQELSKRPVSYSESRMSEVVTIGSHRYVFVSVPVIWSDGRVVDIQVTESLRQTEEYLNVLELVLLIVTGLAMIPVFLSGQVLGRIVIRPITALTSTMKDIRRSGKFKRIELPERSRDELYEMGENFNRMIDLLEANYDKQKQFVSNASHELRTPLTIIESYASLLKRRGLDRPELFLESVEAIHSEAVRMKEMTEQLLLLARHEEQWNLTLEPVHLRQQAEQLAREFQQAYNRQLNIAVDKQLEHDEALLVIQTDAGKLRQLLFILLDNARKYSSDSITLHLSLDHVTDTELPKSNEASARVSQRNRCIRITDRGIGIPQQELPKVFDRFYRVDQARVRQETGGSGLGLTLAQRIAEALGGSVRLESVENEGTTAIVTLPATAEHLAVFSANSN from the coding sequence ATGAAGCTAAGGCATAAGATTCATCTGTATTCGTCTGTTCTATTTGCCTTGCTATTCATCGCCACGAACGTATTGGTCTACTTGGTATTCAGTACATTGACGATTCGTGAACAGCAGAGTCGCATCGAATCGCAAACAACCAAAACAGCCGATAACATCCGTCTGTCCGCGGCGGATACACAGGCTGCCGATCTGCTGCGTGCGTATGTACCATTGGAAGGGATGATTCGAATCGTCACTCAGCAAGGTAGCAATTCCTTGTTGGTTACATCGTCCGGTGAGCAGGAATTATCCAAACGTCCAGTGAGCTATAGCGAGAGTAGAATGTCGGAAGTAGTCACGATTGGCAGTCATCGTTATGTATTTGTCTCTGTGCCAGTAATCTGGAGCGATGGACGTGTCGTCGATATTCAGGTGACTGAAAGCTTGCGGCAGACGGAAGAGTATTTGAATGTATTGGAATTGGTATTGCTGATCGTAACGGGGCTGGCGATGATTCCAGTGTTTCTATCGGGGCAGGTGCTAGGACGGATTGTGATTCGTCCAATTACTGCACTTACGTCGACGATGAAGGATATTCGCCGCAGTGGCAAATTTAAGCGTATCGAGCTACCGGAGCGCTCACGTGATGAGTTGTACGAGATGGGCGAGAACTTCAATCGGATGATCGATCTGCTGGAAGCTAACTATGATAAGCAAAAGCAATTCGTTTCCAACGCTTCACACGAACTGCGTACCCCGTTAACGATTATCGAAAGCTATGCTAGTCTGTTGAAGCGGAGAGGCTTGGATCGACCAGAGCTGTTTTTGGAGTCGGTCGAGGCGATTCATTCGGAAGCGGTACGCATGAAGGAAATGACCGAGCAGTTATTGCTGCTTGCGCGTCATGAGGAGCAGTGGAATCTGACATTGGAGCCAGTTCATCTGCGTCAACAGGCGGAGCAGTTGGCACGCGAATTTCAGCAGGCGTATAATCGTCAGCTGAATATTGCGGTTGATAAGCAATTGGAGCATGATGAGGCACTGCTCGTTATTCAGACCGATGCAGGTAAGCTGCGCCAGCTGCTATTTATTTTGCTGGATAATGCGCGCAAATATAGTAGTGATTCTATTACGCTCCACCTTTCGCTGGATCATGTTACAGATACAGAACTGCCCAAGTCAAATGAGGCGTCAGCACGTGTGTCCCAGCGTAATCGCTGTATTCGTATTACCGACCGCGGTATCGGTATTCCGCAGCAAGAATTGCCCAAAGTGTTTGATCGCTTTTACCGAGTGGATCAGGCGAGAGTGCGACAAGAAACCGGTGGCTCTGGCTTGGGGTTGACACTGGCACAACGGATTGCAGAAGCGCTGGGCGGCTCGGTACGGCTTGAAAGTGTGGAAAACGAAGGGACAACCGCTATCGTTACATTACCTGCAACCGCTGAACATCTTGCTGTTTTCTCAGCGAATTCTAATTAA
- a CDS encoding PepSY domain-containing protein produces MKQTNRRWWLTGAAVLIMIACVGILTWNTLRQAQPQLTAAQISDRVQKEYPGQITQIIQENGIYQVQLKSQQGMYLLTMDGRSGEMQTIKQMEATSPLTAADSNSNGNASADTEPSGNSSSSASSNTNSNEPNGSTTNHTHSSDSQSTDSQSSPSAEAATESNAKPSEASHSSNSEQTNDTDSSGSSKPSSSKSPTAVSVTGAQAEQIARSQVKGEVDDVKYEHNSKNGQQYYLVEIDTPDDREAVVQINSITGAVMSVTWDDEEDEDDK; encoded by the coding sequence ATGAAACAGACCAACAGACGCTGGTGGCTCACAGGGGCGGCTGTGTTGATTATGATAGCTTGTGTAGGCATACTGACATGGAATACGCTTCGTCAAGCACAGCCACAGCTGACCGCGGCTCAGATCAGTGATCGAGTGCAGAAAGAATACCCAGGGCAGATCACACAGATTATTCAGGAAAATGGGATCTATCAGGTACAATTGAAATCGCAGCAGGGCATGTATCTGCTGACGATGGACGGACGCAGTGGAGAGATGCAAACGATCAAACAAATGGAAGCAACTTCGCCCCTCACTGCTGCCGATTCCAATTCCAACGGAAATGCAAGTGCCGATACAGAGCCATCTGGCAATTCATCGTCCAGTGCATCTTCTAATACGAATAGCAATGAACCCAATGGGAGTACAACGAACCATACTCATTCGTCGGATTCCCAGTCGACAGATAGCCAGAGTTCTCCTTCAGCTGAGGCGGCAACAGAATCAAATGCAAAGCCATCCGAAGCTTCCCATTCGTCCAATAGCGAGCAGACGAACGATACAGATTCAAGTGGTTCATCCAAACCATCTAGCTCAAAGTCACCAACTGCCGTTTCCGTAACTGGCGCACAAGCGGAGCAAATCGCCCGTAGTCAAGTCAAAGGCGAAGTGGATGATGTCAAATATGAACACAATTCCAAAAACGGTCAGCAATACTATCTGGTCGAAATTGATACCCCTGATGATCGCGAAGCTGTCGTGCAGATCAATTCCATTACAGGCGCTGTCATGTCAGTGACTTGGGATGATGAAGAGGACGAGGACGATAAATAA